In the Roseimicrobium gellanilyticum genome, one interval contains:
- a CDS encoding inverse autotransporter beta domain-containing protein, translated as MRLPRTLLPSLASLVLASSACAGTFPAPKPVDAAVAPAPDATSTVVGAVLNTNDHMTEGSAFLIQPLWDNVGQHGTMGGSLFFAEPYFTWGEEGELSGSLGLGFRHLFSKEPVGGGNRIAGLLAEGLFVGANVFTDYKRTEANADLWQLGIGVEAGVRYLEVRANYYLPLHSGDTVGSFDATEFTPTTVGGSPAIRAVTRTIDIIEEPMEGWDAELALLIPGLDKYFDVRLIGGYYSFETNASGNALAYSADVEGWKAGVEVRPVPAVVLAGMWYEDENLVKDNWMVSVRLEIPLGRKASESFIPRRRHLQERLVEPVHRQNAAIQTGVSFEPTGPTRTTTITSAQQFQSFLTNLESSGAANSSGSSSSSSNVIGGSSSSGSVIVTGNGGNAGTGGSGGNAGFILIGGPTGGNGGRGGAGGSGGILFGSGGSGGSGGSAGGTGGAGGTGGSGGLFGSGGSGGSAGGTGGASGSGGFLFGSGGSGGSGS; from the coding sequence ATGAGACTTCCCCGCACGCTCCTCCCCTCACTGGCGTCCCTCGTGTTAGCGAGTTCCGCCTGCGCAGGCACTTTCCCTGCTCCCAAACCTGTGGACGCTGCGGTGGCTCCCGCACCTGATGCCACTTCCACCGTGGTGGGAGCTGTCCTGAACACCAACGACCACATGACCGAGGGCAGCGCCTTTCTGATACAGCCGCTTTGGGATAATGTCGGCCAGCATGGCACCATGGGTGGCTCTCTCTTCTTTGCCGAGCCGTACTTCACCTGGGGCGAAGAGGGTGAACTTTCCGGTTCCCTCGGCCTCGGCTTTCGTCATCTCTTCAGCAAGGAGCCTGTGGGTGGTGGCAATCGCATCGCGGGTCTCCTCGCGGAAGGCCTCTTCGTGGGTGCCAACGTCTTCACCGATTACAAGCGCACCGAAGCGAATGCTGATCTGTGGCAGCTGGGCATCGGTGTGGAAGCCGGGGTTCGCTACCTCGAGGTCCGGGCCAACTACTACCTGCCCCTGCATAGTGGCGACACGGTCGGCAGCTTTGATGCCACCGAGTTCACTCCCACCACGGTGGGCGGTAGCCCCGCAATTCGCGCCGTCACCCGTACCATCGACATCATTGAAGAGCCCATGGAAGGATGGGACGCCGAACTGGCTTTGCTCATCCCGGGCCTCGACAAGTACTTCGATGTCCGTCTGATTGGCGGCTACTACAGCTTCGAGACCAACGCCTCTGGCAATGCCCTTGCCTACTCCGCCGATGTCGAAGGCTGGAAGGCCGGGGTTGAAGTCCGTCCCGTCCCTGCCGTCGTCCTCGCAGGCATGTGGTACGAGGACGAGAACCTCGTGAAGGACAACTGGATGGTCAGTGTGCGACTTGAAATCCCTCTTGGCAGAAAGGCCTCAGAATCCTTCATTCCACGACGCCGTCACCTGCAGGAGCGCCTGGTCGAACCAGTGCATCGTCAGAATGCCGCCATCCAGACTGGGGTGAGCTTTGAGCCCACAGGTCCGACACGTACCACCACGATCACCAGCGCTCAGCAGTTCCAGAGTTTCCTGACCAATCTTGAAAGCTCGGGTGCGGCTAATTCGAGCGGATCATCCAGCTCATCTTCCAATGTGATCGGAGGTTCATCCTCCTCCGGATCCGTGATTGTCACTGGGAATGGCGGGAACGCAGGCACGGGTGGGAGCGGCGGGAATGCTGGGTTTATCCTCATCGGCGGCCCCACGGGTGGAAATGGCGGCAGAGGTGGAGCTGGCGGCAGCGGTGGGATCCTCTTTGGCAGCGGGGGCTCGGGTGGGAGTGGCGGCAGCGCTGGTGGTACTGGCGGAGCTGGTGGCACTGGTGGTAGCGGCGGACTCTTCGGCAGCGGTGGGAGTGGCGGCAGCGCTGGTGGTACTGGTGGAGCTAGCGGCAGCGGCGGGTTCCTCTTCGGCAGCGGGGGCTCCGGCGGGAGCGGCAGCTAG
- a CDS encoding 16S rRNA (uracil(1498)-N(3))-methyltransferase — protein MGLPRFYIPPNQWQPSSLALTADEARHCAQVMRKEAGQEVVVFNGNGAWARTKITSSGKDRVELDLVEWGESSAPAVSITLFQSIPKGSNMDLIIEKSVELGVNAIVPVFSDRTVVRLDAKDAVKKQEKWQRLALEACKQCGQNWLPQVSVPVSFDAAWRQLPAHDLRLIAAIQEDSRSFKDTLAAVRVRKGEEKIQSVLMAIGPEGDFTPKEYAAARGAHGCLPVSLGSIILRVETAAIFCLSVLRHEVGG, from the coding sequence ATGGGTCTCCCTCGCTTCTACATCCCGCCGAATCAGTGGCAACCTTCCAGCCTGGCGCTCACGGCCGATGAAGCCAGGCACTGCGCCCAGGTGATGCGCAAGGAGGCAGGGCAGGAGGTGGTGGTCTTCAATGGAAATGGAGCCTGGGCCCGTACGAAGATCACCTCCAGTGGGAAGGATCGGGTGGAACTGGACCTGGTGGAGTGGGGTGAATCTTCCGCCCCTGCGGTCAGCATCACATTGTTCCAGTCCATTCCCAAGGGGTCGAACATGGACCTGATTATTGAGAAGTCCGTGGAGCTCGGAGTGAATGCCATCGTGCCGGTGTTTTCGGATCGCACCGTCGTGCGGCTCGATGCGAAGGATGCGGTGAAAAAACAGGAGAAATGGCAGCGCCTCGCCTTGGAAGCCTGCAAGCAATGTGGTCAGAACTGGCTGCCGCAAGTGAGTGTGCCGGTATCATTCGACGCGGCATGGAGACAACTGCCGGCGCATGATTTGCGTCTCATTGCGGCCATTCAGGAGGACTCCCGCAGCTTCAAGGATACGCTGGCAGCTGTGCGTGTGCGGAAGGGGGAGGAAAAGATCCAGTCTGTGCTCATGGCGATCGGACCGGAGGGTGACTTCACTCCGAAGGAGTATGCAGCTGCCCGTGGAGCGCACGGCTGCCTACCCGTGAGTCTCGGTTCCATCATCCTACGGGTGGAGACCGCAGCGATATTTTGCCTGAGCGTGCTCAGGCATGAGGTGGGTGGCTAG
- the rnc gene encoding ribonuclease III, with the protein MGDNTASLEARLDYKFQRRSLLREALTHPSIAHNKQRVKKNAPPPPDGDKEARTGFHFQRLEHLGDAVVQLAVSEALFEQFPNESEGLLTKLRTRAVQTATMARLARQLELGQHLILGRGEDSSGGRDRDKILADALEAIIGAVHQDSGFEKSRPLVLRLWAAEIAALREAPVEQNPKGQLQELLQNHGGETPTYRIVATDGPSHARTFEVAVTWAGRDLAHGSGRSKQEAEVAAAQKALKNPSLNEWIAENAASQPCEQPCEDHSNNSTTLPRGEFHI; encoded by the coding sequence ATGGGAGACAACACGGCATCTCTGGAGGCCCGGCTGGATTACAAATTCCAGCGACGTTCCCTGCTCCGCGAAGCTCTGACCCACCCCAGCATCGCGCACAACAAACAGCGCGTAAAAAAGAACGCCCCGCCTCCGCCCGATGGCGACAAGGAAGCCCGTACCGGGTTTCATTTTCAGCGTCTGGAGCATCTGGGGGATGCCGTGGTGCAGCTCGCCGTCTCTGAAGCTCTCTTTGAGCAGTTTCCCAACGAGTCGGAAGGCCTCCTGACCAAGCTGCGTACGCGCGCGGTGCAGACCGCCACAATGGCCCGCCTCGCCCGTCAGCTCGAGCTGGGTCAGCACCTCATCCTTGGCCGTGGCGAAGACTCCAGTGGCGGCCGCGACCGCGACAAGATTCTGGCAGACGCCCTGGAAGCCATCATCGGCGCCGTACACCAGGACTCCGGCTTCGAGAAGTCCCGTCCGCTGGTCTTGCGCCTCTGGGCGGCAGAGATCGCCGCATTGCGGGAAGCTCCCGTGGAGCAGAACCCCAAAGGCCAACTCCAGGAGTTGCTACAGAACCACGGAGGCGAAACACCCACCTACCGCATCGTGGCCACGGATGGCCCGAGCCACGCCCGCACCTTTGAAGTGGCGGTCACTTGGGCGGGTCGGGATCTGGCTCATGGCTCCGGCCGGAGCAAACAGGAAGCAGAGGTCGCTGCCGCCCAAAAGGCTTTGAAGAACCCGTCGCTCAACGAATGGATCGCTGAAAACGCAGCCTCTCAACCCTGCGAACAACCCTGCGAAGATCATTCCAACAATTCGACAACTCTTCCCAGAGGTGAGTTCCACATCTGA
- the aroC gene encoding chorismate synthase, whose amino-acid sequence MASSFGTLFRVSTFGESHGPAVGCIVDGCPPQVALTAEDIQVELDRRRPGQSKIVTQRKEGDRAEILSGVVDGQTVGTPIAIIVRNEDQRSDAYKEMETAYRPSHADYTYDAKYGVRAVAGGGRASARETIGRVAAGAIAQKVLATNLPGYQCLAYVHSVRDIMATVDPTTLSRELVESNIVRTADPMAAEKMIALIEEMRKEGNSVGGVVECVVRGVPAGLGEPVFDKLEADLAKAMLSLPATKGFEIGSGFEGARMTGLQHNDEFFTDEAGKIRTRTNRSGGIQGGISNGEEIVFRVAFKPTATVLREQNTVTRDGTATTLKARGRHDPCVLPRAVPMVEAMVHLVVCDHWLRQRAQNA is encoded by the coding sequence ATGGCCAGCAGCTTCGGCACTCTCTTCCGCGTCAGCACCTTCGGTGAATCCCATGGCCCTGCCGTGGGCTGCATTGTGGACGGTTGCCCGCCCCAAGTGGCACTGACCGCAGAGGACATCCAGGTCGAGTTGGACCGCCGCCGTCCTGGCCAGAGTAAGATTGTGACTCAGCGCAAGGAAGGCGACCGGGCGGAGATTCTTTCCGGCGTGGTGGACGGCCAGACCGTGGGCACACCCATCGCCATCATCGTTCGGAACGAGGACCAGCGCTCGGACGCCTACAAGGAGATGGAGACGGCCTACCGCCCCTCCCACGCGGACTACACTTACGACGCCAAGTACGGAGTGCGAGCGGTGGCCGGTGGTGGCCGCGCCAGCGCCCGTGAGACCATTGGCCGGGTGGCGGCTGGAGCCATTGCACAGAAGGTGCTGGCGACGAATCTCCCCGGCTATCAGTGCCTGGCCTACGTGCACAGCGTTCGCGACATCATGGCGACCGTGGATCCCACCACGCTGTCTCGCGAATTGGTAGAGTCCAACATCGTTCGCACCGCTGATCCTATGGCGGCCGAGAAGATGATTGCCCTCATCGAGGAGATGCGAAAAGAGGGCAACTCCGTGGGTGGAGTGGTCGAGTGCGTCGTTCGCGGCGTTCCTGCGGGCCTCGGTGAGCCGGTGTTCGACAAGTTGGAGGCAGACCTTGCCAAGGCCATGCTCAGCCTGCCGGCCACGAAGGGTTTCGAAATCGGCAGCGGCTTCGAAGGTGCTCGCATGACTGGCCTGCAGCACAACGACGAATTTTTCACGGATGAAGCCGGGAAGATCCGCACGCGCACCAATCGCAGCGGTGGCATCCAGGGCGGCATCAGCAATGGCGAGGAGATTGTGTTCCGTGTTGCCTTCAAGCCCACCGCTACCGTCCTGCGCGAGCAGAACACCGTGACGCGCGATGGTACGGCTACCACGCTGAAGGCCCGTGGCCGTCATGACCCCTGCGTGCTCCCCCGTGCCGTCCCGATGGTGGAGGCCATGGTGCATCTGGTCGTCTGCGACCACTGGCTCCGCCAGCGCGCGCAGAACGCGTGA
- a CDS encoding ABC transporter ATP-binding protein, producing MSAPASSPEILLEARDLTREFDGVKALDSFNFQLHRGEVLGLLGANGAGKTTTMNMLLGLTTPTSGTIEAFGMDFQKHRIDVLKRSNFSSAYTALPGNLRVWQNLLVFSKLYGVKNAKQKIDSLLELFEIPDLRTRVTGQLSAGESTRVNLCKALLNDPELLLLDEPTASLDPDIADKVRKTIRKVQAERRISILYTSHNMRDIEEVCDRVIFLHKGKVVAEGTPSDIVKRSQTNSLEDVFIKIARSGEIED from the coding sequence ATGTCCGCGCCTGCTTCTTCCCCCGAAATCCTTCTCGAAGCCCGCGACCTCACCCGTGAGTTCGACGGCGTGAAGGCGCTGGACTCCTTCAATTTCCAGCTTCACCGCGGCGAGGTGCTGGGTCTGCTGGGTGCCAATGGCGCCGGCAAGACCACCACCATGAACATGCTCCTGGGCCTCACCACCCCGACCTCCGGCACCATCGAGGCCTTCGGGATGGATTTCCAAAAGCACCGCATCGATGTATTGAAGCGCTCGAACTTTTCCAGCGCCTACACCGCCCTGCCAGGTAACTTGCGCGTGTGGCAGAACCTGCTCGTCTTCTCGAAGCTCTACGGCGTGAAGAACGCCAAGCAGAAGATCGACTCGCTCCTGGAGCTTTTTGAAATTCCGGATCTGCGCACCCGCGTGACCGGCCAGCTCAGTGCCGGCGAAAGCACCCGCGTGAATCTCTGCAAGGCGCTGCTCAACGACCCCGAGCTGCTGCTCTTGGACGAACCTACCGCGAGCCTGGATCCGGACATCGCTGACAAAGTCCGCAAGACCATCCGCAAGGTGCAGGCCGAGCGCCGCATCAGCATCCTCTACACCTCGCACAACATGCGTGACATCGAGGAGGTGTGTGACCGCGTCATCTTCTTGCACAAAGGCAAGGTCGTCGCTGAAGGCACTCCCTCGGACATCGTAAAGCGCTCCCAGACCAACTCCCTTGAGGACGTCTTCATCAAGATCGCCCGCAGCGGAGAGATTGAAGACTGA